Part of the Lonchura striata isolate bLonStr1 chromosome 22, bLonStr1.mat, whole genome shotgun sequence genome is shown below.
tatttattttcagatgttaaatctttgaaatgttattttttcagGCCCATTCCGCTCAGTTTTTTTACCTGTTccaatttattatttttggtgTGTCAGGGAATGTTTCTGACATGTGAAGAGTGTCAGTTGCAGTGGTGTTTGGACATAATGTTCCActcattatttatatttttagcaAACAGTTTGAATAATATTATGCTCATTTTTAATGTTCTGTTACACCTGTAAGGTGGGACTGTTTCTTATCCATAAACAGGCAGAGTAGTTTCTCTTAAAAACTCATTTTTAAGCCAAAAATGTTCAGGTGTTCTTTCAGGTGTCCAACTGATGCAGTTTCTTTGCCTGTACCTACAGTTGTTccaataaaagtttaaaaaaaaaaaaaaacaaacaaaaaccacttCTTTTTGATTACTTGTCATTATTTGAATAATTTCTTAAAACTCTGTAGTTTGGAGAGAGAAGAAACGTGAACTTTCTACAAGAAATCCAAAGAGTTAACGGATACCTCTggattattactattattattataccAGCCTGATTACTCATTAAATAGCAAAGAGGCAGTTTAGATCTTCATTTTTAATGACACGTAGTACATAAAGCAAAAGTGTAAAGGATTCTTAATGACAGAGAAGGGGGATAAAGGGATAAAAACAGAATTTATGCTGTCCTAGCATTTCTATGCTGCTGGTAAAACGCCTCACATGAGCTACCTGACACTTAACCACATTAAATCTTCCACCTATTACCCTTAATAACATCCCTCTGTAATCTGGTGGGTCCCGTTGGTACCGAGGAAGGTTGGCTGCCGTGGGCGTTTTCCggggcacacaggagctgcctAGAGGGGCTGGTCCCTGCAGTGCGAGGGGCCGCTGGGGTTGTAGCTGGGGTGGAAATCCAGGTGCTCGCAGGCGGTGATGAAGGTGTCGGGGCCGGTGCAGTGACTCTTCTCCATGGACGTGTTGAGGCCGCCGCTCCTGCACATGCCGATCCTGCCCAGATGATCCGAAAACTTGTGCGGGAGGATGTGGAAGGAGCTCTGCGGGGCGGAGAAAAGGTACGAGGGTAGGGTGGGTAGGGATGTTTAAAACGCGGACAGCACCTGCCAAGCCTGGCCGGGTGCGGCGGCAGGGAGGCGGATCGGGGCAGTGTCGCCGTCCCCGGGGCGGCTCGTACCGGCAGTTCGTGCACCGTGGGGGCCCTGCTGCCGTAGCTCTGGTTGGCCGTGCGGAAGCGGGGGTGAGCCGGCGGCTGCCTGCGGGGGAGAGCACAGCTAGCGCGGGCAGCGGGCAGCGGCGCCGCGCCCGGCGCTGCGCTCACCCGTAGCCGCGGTACAGGAGGAGCTCCTCGAAGCGCCGGGGCACCGCCGAGCCGGGCTGGGCCATGGCGGAGccgccgagccgagccgagccgagccgcgcCGCACCGAGCGTTACCCGGCGACCAAACGCGGAGGGCGGGGAGCGCCCGCAACCGCCCCCAGCGAGCGCCGCGCCCCGCAGGAAGCGGAAAGCGCCGCTGACCTtcccccctctcctcctcctcttcttccatcTGCTCCTCCGGCTCCGTGCCCGGAGCATGGCGCTGCCGCGGCTCCTGCGGGCAGGTGAGCGGCGGGACCGGGAGCCGGCCCGgagcggcccggcccgcccgtgTGACCCGCGTGTTTCTGTCCCGCAGCGGCCCCGCGGCTCTACAGcaccgccccggccccggccccggccccggccccggccccggccccggcaggCAGCCGGCCCCGCGGTGAGTGCTGCCGGGCACGCCTGGCACCCCGGGCTTTGAGCCATGCCCGTGCGCTGCTGTCACCTTGCAGCACCTCTGCAGGCCCGGCTTGTCCCCCCTCAATCAGGGAGTATTTGTTTCCTCTCTCTCAGCTGACGATGACAAGCTGCTGACCGAGCCTCTCAGCCACCCCGACTTCTTCAGCGTGAAGGAGCTCTTCACCCTGAAAGATCTCTTTGATGCTCGGGTGCACCTGGGCCACAAAAAAGGATGTCGGCACAGGTGAGTGATGCTTTTCGTGATCCAGTGCTTGTTGACATCAGGAATGCTGCCCCGGACCACATCTGCTGGATTGGTCTGAGCCTGGAACTGCCCGCACGGGGCAGGGCACGGGGATCCCCCTGGTGTGGGCACTGAGAGGGTGTGAGAGCAGGCAGACACCGTTCTGCAGAGAACACCTCTgtgccagccagcagcaggagcatggGATGgttcctgccccacagccagaaACGCCCGATGCCCGCACacccatccccgtgtcccccgtgccgccctccctctgcccccgcAGGTTCATGGAGCCCTACATCTTTGGCTGCCGCCTGGATCAGGACATCATCGACCTGGATCAGACCatgcagcacctgcagctggCCCTCAACTTCACAGCCCACGTGGCTTACCGCGGGGGCATCATCCTGTTCGTCAGCCGCCGGCGCCAGTTCTGCCACCTGGTCGAGAGCACGGCGC
Proteins encoded:
- the MRPS2 gene encoding small ribosomal subunit protein uS2m, which translates into the protein MALPRLLRAAAPRLYSTAPAPAPAPAPAPAPAGSRPRADDDKLLTEPLSHPDFFSVKELFTLKDLFDARVHLGHKKGCRHRFMEPYIFGCRLDQDIIDLDQTMQHLQLALNFTAHVAYRGGIILFVSRRRQFCHLVESTARACGEYAHTRYWQGGLLTNAHVLFGPGVRLPDLLIFLSTLNNVFEPHVAIRDAAKMNIPTVGVVDTNCNPCLISYPVPGNDDSPAAMELYCKLFRMTIIRAKDKRRQSEAVEELQRKAEGN
- the PIERCE1 gene encoding piercer of microtubule wall 1 protein, yielding MAQPGSAVPRRFEELLLYRGYGQPPAHPRFRTANQSYGSRAPTVHELPSSFHILPHKFSDHLGRIGMCRSGGLNTSMEKSHCTGPDTFITACEHLDFHPSYNPSGPSHCRDQPL